A genomic stretch from Gopherus flavomarginatus isolate rGopFla2 chromosome 3, rGopFla2.mat.asm, whole genome shotgun sequence includes:
- the ZNF608 gene encoding zinc finger protein 608 isoform X3, with translation MQLEGKGQLDPIQIVDPLFTVPAPPPPISSSITPQILPSYFSSSSSNIAAPVEQLLVRTRSVGVNTCEVGVVTEPECLGPCEPGTSVNLEGIVWHETEEGVLVVNVTWRNKTYVGTLLDCTKHDWAPPRFCESPTSDLEMRGGRGRGKRARSAAAAPGNDVSFTESRGLQNKNRGGANGKGRRGSLNSSGRRTPPNCAVEDVKASPSSTNKRKNKPPMELDLNSSSEDNKSGKRIRTNSRSTPTTPQGKLETTFLDQGCSSPVLIDCPHPNCNKKYKHINGLRYHQAHAHLDPENKLEFEPDSEDKISDCEEALSNVALECSEPSTSISSFDQLKAPTSPCPLNTPGTPKGKRELTSNGPTSIISSKTGKNSGKKKGPNSELNSLPVISNMAATLDNCSVADGSLASEMPKLEAEGLVDKKNVGDKDKGKKANTCKVDKNLSKLKTARPIAPAPAPTPPQLIAIPTTAFTTTTTGTIPGLPSLTTTVVQATPKSPPLKPIQPKPTIMGEPSTVNPALTSLKDKKKKEKRKLKDKESKETGSPKMDSKLGKLEDSKGSGKDLSGHFLKDHLNKNEVLANGLSESQESRMASIKAEADKVYTFTDNAPSPSIGSASRMECSTLVNGQSSLAPLHVLTQNGADSTAAKTNSPAYSDISDAADDGGSDSRSEDMRSKASSPSDIISNKESVVKGHSSITAQSSQVKESHSPYYHGYDPYYSPSYMHSGQVSTPAAGNSSTSQGLKIKKEAEEEAEKKDRTEPSDSKKNDTNSTNLQPQHQSVITQRHPALAQSLYYGQYAYGLYMDQKSLMASNPAYRQQYEKYYEDQRLAEQKMAQTGRDCERKSEPSLKELGKDDNKQKNIPSATISKAPSVPETSKSNTKIGSSVPSKAEETSKSQILSNHQQQLQSDSFKAKQMENHQLIKEAVEMKSVMDSMKQTGVDPTTRFKQDADSRTWHHYVYQPKYLDQQKSEELDREKKLKEDSPRKTPNKEGSIPNLPVSLTSIKEEPKEVKRSDSQSLEESKIKNDDRKTPVNWKDSRGARVAVSSPMSQHQSYIQYLHAYPYPQMYDPNHPAYRAVSPVLMHSYPGAYLSPGFHYPVYGKMSGREEAEKVNTSPSINAKSTTESKALDLLQQHANQYRSKSPAPVEKSTAEREREAERERDRHSPFSQRHLHTHHHTHVGMGYPLIPGQYDPFQGLTSAALVATQQVAAQASASGMFPAQRRE, from the exons GTGTCCTAGTGGTAAACGTTACATGGCGGAACAAGACTTATGTTGGGACCCTGCTGGATTGTACAAAGCATGATTGGGCCCCTCCCAG GTTTTGTGAATCTCCAACAAGTGACCTGGAAATGCGAGGAGGTCGGGGGAGAGGAAAGCGAGCAAggtctgctgcagctgcacctggAAATGATGTTAGCTTTACAGAGTCAAGAGGACTGCAGAACAAGAACAGGGGTGGTGCCAATGGGAAGGGGAGGCGAGGCAGCCTTAATTCAAGCGGACGCAGGACACCCCCAAATTGTGCAGTGGAGGATGTCAAAGCCAGCCCTTCATCCACAAATAAGAGGAAAAATAAACCTCCAATGGAGCTAGACTTGAACTCTAGTTCAGAGGACAATAAATCTGGAAAGCGCATTCGCACCAATTCTAGAAGCACTCCAACTACCCCACAGGGGAAACTTGAGACTACTTTTTTGGACCAAGGGTGCTCTTCTCCAGTATTGATTGATTGCCCTCACCCCAACTGCAACAAAAAGTACAAGCACATCAATGGACTGCGTTACCACCAGGCTCATGCACATTTAGATCCAGAAAACAAACTGGAGTTTGAGCCTGACAGTGAAGATAAAATTTCAGACTGTGAGGAAGCATTAAGTAATGTGGCACTTGAATGCAGTGAGCCAAGCACAAGTATATCAAGTTTTGATCAGCTAAAAGCACCAACATCTCCCTGCCCTCTTAATACCCCTGGGACACCCAAAGGGAAAAGAGAGTTGACCAGTAATGGCCCAACTTCAATCATCAGTTCTAAAACTGGCAAGAATTCTGGTAAAAAGAAGGGCCCAAACAGTGAATTGAACAGCCTTCCTGTAATTTCTAATATGGCAGCCACGCTGGACAATTGCTCAGTAGCAGATGGCAGTTTGGCCTCTGAAATGCCCAAACTGGAAGCTGAAGGATTAGTAGACAAGAAAAATGTGGGAGATAAAGACAAGGGCAAAAAGGCCAATACCTGCAAAGTGGATAAAAATCTGTCAAAACTTAAAACAGCCAGGCCCattgccccagctccagctcctacTCCTCCCCAATTAATAGCTATACCCACTACAGCCTTTACAACCACCACTACAGGGACAATACCAGGATTGCCCTCACTCACAACCACTGTTGTTCAGGCTACACCAAAGAGCCCTCCATTAAAACCTATTCAACCAAAGCCCACAATTATGGGAGAGCCAAGCACTGTAAACCCAGCTCTCACATCACtcaaagacaaaaagaaaaaggagaagagaaagctgaaggacaaagaaagcaaagagacTGGAAGTCCTAAAATGGATTCTAAGCTGGGAAAGCTAGAGGATTCAAAAGGGTCTGGGAAAGATTTATCTGGGCATTTTTTAAAGGACCATCTCAACAAGAATGAAGTGTTAGCTAATGGACTGTCAGAGTCTCAAGAGAGCAGGATGGCAAGTATTAAAGCTGAAGCGGATAAGGTTTACACTTTCACAGACAATGCACCCAGCCCTTCTATAGGGAGTGCCTCCAGAATGGAATGCAGCACTTTGGTGAATGGACAATCTTCTTTGGCGCCACTGCACGTGTTGACACAAAATGGTGCAGATAGTACAGCTGCTAAAACCAACAGCCCAGCTTACTCTGATATTTCTGATGCTGCGGATGATGGTGGTTCTGACAGCCGGTCAGAGGACATGAGGTCAAAGGCCAGCTCTCCTTCAGATATTATTTCCAATAAGGAAAGTGTTGTAAAAGGCCATTCTTCAATCACAGCACAATCCTCACAAGTGAAAGAGTCCCATTCTCCCTATTACCATGGCTATGATCCTTATTATTCTCCAAGTTACATGCACTCTGGACAGGTCagcacccctgcagctgggaacagcagTACCTCACAGGGACTGAAGATCAAAAAGGAGGCCGAGGAAGAGGCTGAAAAGAAAGACAGGACAGAGCCATCAGATTCCAAGAAAAATGATACTAATTCCACTAATTTACAGCCTCAGCATCAGTCAGTAATAACTCAGAGACATCCTGCACTTGCCCAGTCACTTTATTATGGACAGTATGCCTATGGGCTTTACATGGACCAAAAGTCCTTAATGGCCTCTAACCCTGCCTATAGGCAGCAGTATGAAAAATATTATGAGGACCAGAGACTGGCAGAGCAGAAAATGGCACAAACTGGGAGAGACTGTGAAAGGAAGAGCGAACCTTCACTGAAGGAACTAGGAAAGGATGACAACAAGCAGAAAAATATCCCCTCTGCTACTATCTCAAAGGCTCCTTCAGTTCCAGAGACAAGCAAAAGTAACACTAAAATAGGGTCATCAGTCCCCAGTAAAGCTGAAGAGACAAGCAAATCACAGATTCTTTCAAATCACCAGCAGCAGCTTCAGTCTGATAGCTTCAAAGCCAAACAAATGGAAAACCATCAGCTTATAAAGGAGGCTGTGGAAATGAAATCTGTTATGGACTCAATGAAACAGACAGGAGTAGATCCTACCACAAGATTTAAACAG GATGCAGATTCAAGAACATGGCATCATTACGTCTACCAGCCCAAATACCTTGATCAGCAAAAATCAGAAGAACTTGATCGGGAGAAAAAACTAAAAGAAGACAGTCCTAGAAAAACACCTAATAAGGAAGGTTCCATACCCAACCTCCCTGTCTCATTAACAAGCATTAAAGAGGAACCGAAAGAGGTCAAGCGTTCTGATTCCCAGTCATTGGAGGAGAGCAAGATCAAAAATGATGATCGAAAGACTCCTGTAAACTGGAAGGACTCTCGGGGTGCTAGAGTGGCCGTTTCCTCACCAATGAGTCAGCATCAGTCATATATACAGTACTTGCACGCTTATCCTTACCCACAGATGTATGATCCCAATCATCCTGCATACCGTGCAGTCTCTCCTGTTCTAATGCACAGCTATCCTG GGGCCTATCTCTCGCCAGGATTTCATTATCCTGTTTATGGGAAGATGTCAGGGAGAGAAGAGGCGGAGAAAGTCAATACCAGCCCTAGCATCAACGCAAAATCAACCACTGAATCTAAAGCACTGGATTTGCTCCAGCAGCATGCCAACCAGTACCGCAGCAAGTCCCCTGCC CCTGTGGAAAAATCTACAGCTGAACGTGAGCGGGAAGCAGAGAGGGAGCGAGATCGTCACTCCCCCTTTAGCCAGCGGCACCTTCATACACACCACCACACACACGTTGGAATGGGCTACCCACTTATACCTGGGCAATATGACCCATTTCAAG GATTGACCTCTGCTGCCCTTGTTGCCACTCAGCAGGTGGCTGCTCAGGCATCTGCATCTGGTATGTTTCCTGCACAAAGAAG agaatgA